CCACACGCGATGGCTTCCAGCATCGGGGTACCCAGACCTTCATCCCAGGCCGGCAGGGTATAGATATTGGAGAGCTGCATGAAAGGGGCGGCGGGCACATGGCCCTGTTTCAGAAAGACCCGCTCCGCAAGTCCGAGTTCCAGAATCCTGGCCTCGATCCTTTGAAAAACAGCCTGATCCCGCTCCCGAAAAGGACCACTTTCCACCAACGGCCCGGCCAGAACCAGCTTGAAGCGGGTCGGCAGACGGGCCAGAACCTCCAGCAGGAAGATTTGATTTTTACGCGGGATGAACTTGGCCACTGCGGTGATGACACATGCATCGGTCTGGAAGGGAGTCCACTGTTGCCGGAGGGTTGCCCGGTTGGCAAAATCCGGAAAAAAGCGGGTTTCGTCCACCGGATTGGGGCGGATCCAGACATTGGTTCGCAGCCCCAGCCGGGCACACACCGCGCCCAACTCCCGGGAGATGGCCACCACAATCGTTCCCTGCGTCAGATCGGGTCGCCAGAAACGCCGCAGGCCGGGAAAATTGAGATCCGGACTGGCCCCGGCATTGACGAGTTCGAGAAGCAGGGGAATGCGGTGCCAGCGTGACCACACCACGGCAGCGATGGTGGCCGGGGAGATGCCCAGGACATGAACCACGTCCGGATGCCTCTGGCACAATACGCGCCAGGCGGTCAGACCTTCCCACCAGATTTGCACGGCCTGCACGACCCGCCGCAAACCGTGCCAGGGAATCCGGTGGGTATGCTGAAACAGACGCGAGGCCAGACGCCACACGCTGACTCCCTCGAAGACCTCCTTTTGCCGACCGGCATGGGTCAAGGCGTTGCACACCACTTCCCATTCCAGATCGGGCCAGCGCTGGTGCAAACGTTTCCAGGTGGCATGAACACGGTTTCCCGAACCGGAATATTCCGGTGGATACTTGCTGGAGACGACCAGGATTTTCATGATCCAGGGGAGGAGAAAAATCGGTCGATGGTCAGGAGTCCATTCAGCAGGGCGCAATGGTCCCGTTGGCCGGCAAAGTGTTCCTCCACCAGGGAGCGGATACGTTCCATGTCAAACAAACCCAGGGCCGTCAAAAATTCGGAGTCCGGCAACACCCGGACCAGATCCTGAATGGTGGGGTTCATGTCAATCGACTCCCGGGCGGGTGGCCAGGAACGATCCTCATTGCGAGGCATGCTGCGCAGCCGGGGTCCCAGCAGGCGGTTGGCCGCCGCCCGTCCCCAGCGCAGGGCCGTCGCCTGCCACAAGGGCAGGTCGGCACGGATATTGTGGTTGGCGTTGCGCACCTGCATCATTTTGGGATTCAGGTGGCGAATGGCCAACTGATAGGCCCGCCAGTTGTATTTGTAGTCAACCGGCATGGCCAGACACAGATCGTACAGATTGTTTTCCATGGACGGCACGCGATAATCCACATAACTGTGCAGCGAAAAAGCCATCTGGAACGAGTAGTGGCGGGCAAAATTATGCAGATGCATGAACTCCCAGAGGTCGTACCCCTCGGCCCCGAAGCCGCGCCCCAGGGTCAGGCGTTCCTCGACACTGTGGCGCAGATGGGCAAGCAGGTCTGCACGCCGCTCGGGACGCACAATTTCCCAGGGATCCGAAGTCTTGATGCGATAACTGATGGTATTCAGGAACTGCCCGGCCAGATCCCGGTCAAGACCATGCAGCCGGAAGGCACAGGTTTCCGTTCCCAACAGGCGCAGGGGGGCCTTGGGAAGGTAGTGACCACAAAACATGATATCCAGGGCCAGACCCAGAAAAATGGCATTGGCCGATGGCAGGATTTCCCGCCCATAGCCGGCGAATTGGGCCTCGGTATAATTGGTCATGCCGCCCGCAACAAAGACGGCATCATCGACGCGATCATTGAGATACTGGACCGGACGCGAAATAAAGTGATGGGGCACCTGGGCAATCCGGGTCAACTCTGCGGCCACCTCGAATTCATTGTTGCGTTGCGGGCAGTTGGTAAAGCAGACGATTTTGCCCATGGTGCCCGCCAGAATGGCGCGTGAATCCAGCCCGCCGCTCAGCATCAACCCGTATTGGCGCTCGTCCGACTGGTAGAGGGCCACGGAATTCCGCAACCGTTCGGCCAGATCTTTGGCAAAACCTTCCAGGGACAACGTGGTCTTGGTGAAGGTGGGATGCCAATACCGCCGTATCTCACCGTCTCCCATGGACAACACCGAGGCAAACGGGAGAAAGCGGCTCTCTTTTTCGTAGGTTTTCTCCCCGAACAGACGCCGGAAATAGAGAAACTCGAAAAAATGGGCCGGAATCAATTGGGGTTTGTCAATCCGGGTGAACAAATCCTTGAACGAGGTGCTGCCCAGCAGGCGCTTGCCTTGCAGCCGATAATAAAAGGCCCGCGAGGCAAAACGATCCGTGATCACCCTCAATTCCGGAGTCCGTGAATCGTAGAGGAGGATCAGGAACGAGCCATTCAGGCTGCGGGCAAAATCGGCGGGTTCCGGATTTTCTTGCAGGTGGCGGATCACGCCGGAATCATGAATGCGATCCTGGATGGCCGGGTGGCCGCACAGCACCACGAGGCGTTTGCCCAGGCGGTGCAGACGCGGCATGGGGTGCATGTTTCTGGCGGTCAGGATGAAAAAATTGTCGGCAAAGAGAACATCCTTGTCGGTGGGGGGAGGGGTCACCCCATCCGGATCGAAGGTAACGGTCAGGAGGAACGTGTTCATATCAACTCCATGAAAGCGGGCCAGGCCACATCCGGATAGAAGCGATGCCCTGCCGGACCGGCCACGGCCCGAATATGTTCGGGTCTGCCCAAACGCGCATACACCGGTTGTGCCCCGGCCACGGCAGCCGCCACCTCGGCAAAGGGGTAGATATGGTCCTTGTGACCCGACACGGCCACCAACGGACGCGGAGCTAACAGGGCCAGGATATCGTCATATTCCAGCCATTCAAGGATTCCTGGAATGACGGTATCCGGGCAGGTTTTGCGCCGACCGCTCGTGGTGCGAAAGCGTCCAACGCAACTGCCGGCAATCACCCCGGCAATACGTTCATCCAGGGCGGCGGCATAGAGGGCGGTATCGCCGCCGCCGGAATTGCCCATGGCATGGATGCGGTGCGGATCAATTTGCAGGTGCGGGGCGGCATGCACGAGCCAGTTGATCACGGCCTGGATATCCATGACCCGTTCGGCCAGCAGGGTCCGGCCCAGCAGCAGGGCACGATTGACCTGATCGATGCAGGGGTGGTCCCACTGGTGGGTCACTTCTTGTTCCCGGCGCTCGCCGAAACCGCTTTGTTCGATACAGACCGCCACAAACCCCCTGGCCACCGCCTGGACGGCGAAATCCCCGCCCCGCGCCAGGCGGGCCGGATCGATGGTCTCCCGCGCCTCGCCCCAGGAAATATGGGCACCCGAGGTATGGCCTTGCAAACAAAGCATCACCGGCGCGGCAATCGCACTCTGTCGGGTCGGATCCAGCACCAGGCTGGCCACCACCCGCCGCACCGGCGACAGGTGCAGATAACAGGCCTCGCGCAGCAGGCCGTTGGGCAGCATGTCACGCCAGGAATGTTCGAGTTCCGGCAGATTTGTATTGTCATGAAACCCCATCAGCAGCGACAGTTTTTCTCTGGCGCGGCGTTGCCACTCCCGGGGATCGTTTTTTTCATTCGTGACGTCCGAAGGATCGATCCGGGACGCAGTTCCACCGTCCATGGCATTCTGGATCGTGACCTGGGACACGGACTTGCCGTCAATTTCACTCCGGGTACTGCCTCGGGACGCGGAGTTGCCGTTCGTGTCTGCCGGGGTATGGGTCGAGGCCTCGGCTTGATCATCGGTTTTATCCGATGCGCAGAACCGGGACCAGGAGAGACGCAAGGCTGCCTGGGCATAGGCTGCAAAATGGTCGGCGCTGGGACTGAGCGTTCCGACGGGTGGCGTGGCACCGGGTCGTTGCGGAGAGGGCCAGGGTCCCAGAATGGGGGTCAATTTTTGCCGCAGACGCAACAGCCGCGCCGCGACCAGGGGACGCTGCCGCAGGATGTACAAAATTTTGCGTAACGAAAAAAACCCCTCGCGCCAGATGGGAGCGGAATCTTGAAGCGCGACCGGGGATAGAGACACAGAAACCTGCTGGCTGGAAAGAGGTGCAGAAGAGGGTGTCACGGCGGGGGTTTGCCGGTCACGAGGAGGGGCAGGGGAGGGTATCACGGCGGCTTGCCGCCCTCAAGAATTTGCCGCCCGAGATAAATGGCCTCGGCCATGGCCCAGTCGTCGGCATCGTCGATATCGACCGACTGAACCCGGGGCATGGGATAGCCCAAAAAATCATCATCCCGCCCGGCTCCCTGGATATCAAGAATGCGGCGGGCCGGAAAAAAGGTGAATGACCCGGCCTCGTGATATTTTTTGCCCAAATCCTGGGAACGAACCTTGAACATGCCGGGTTGGTTTGGGGTCAGGCGATTCCCTTCACCGAGAATATAGGCCCACTCGACAGGGACGGCATAGGGGGTGATGCCCAGCACCGACAGGGTGGGGTTGGCCTCCTGCAAGGCCGATGCCCCCCGCAAATCCGCCGCCGCCACCAAAGGCGAGCAGGGGTTCAACAGACATACCTGGGTAAAATGCCGCCCCCGTTCCTGCCATGTCTCCAGGACATGTTTGAGTACCGGCATCAGGGGGGTATGATCATCGGCCAGTTCCACGGGCCGGGGAAAAGCCACGGCATGTCCCAGAGAGGCCACGACCTCCATGATCCGGGTGCTTTCCGTGGAGACGTGAATGACGTCGAAGATGCCCGACTCCCGGGCCGCCCGCAGGGCATGACCGATCATGGGTAGGCCACAGAAGGGGCGAATGTTCTTGTCCGGCAACCGTTTGCTGCCGCCCCGGGCCGGAATGATGGCGATGCGTGCAGTCATGTCAGGAAATTTTGCATCCTTTCCGAATGAGTTCCAGACTTTCCGGTCCACAATTGCAGAGCAGATCCACAACCGACATGTAGGGAATGAACTCCCCAAAGGGTTGCGCATACTGTGGATGCTCGAAGGCAAAGTAACCGACCGGAATTCCCCGGTCAGCAAAGGCCGTGGAATTGTCGAGATACTCTTTGGAGCCAGGCGGCGACACATAGCGGGTCGCTCCCAGATGGGTGCAGATTCCGGCCAGGAGTTCCGCCTTGCTCCCTGTGGTTTCCAGGGTACTTGCATACAGCAACGGTGTCGTGATGCCCAATCGGTCGCGCAGCCATTGAATCAGTTCCATGGTCAGGGCGGCCAAGCGGGCATGGCCTTTTTCAAGAATATCGATCAATCCGGGAACATAATCCTGGAAGTAGGGGGTTTTGCCATAAGCAGTACGCAGGGAGCGGGCATGCGTCACGATAAAATCCCGCCCGGTGTCGATGGCGACATCCTGGATGCGTTGCTCGCGCAGTCCCTTGCTCAGGACAGGTACCGTCAACCATTGGGCACCATCCGCCGTCTTGATGCGGTTGCGTTGTTGCCAGGAGCGCCGGTCGTATTGTACGGAGTCCAGCAGGACAAACTGATCCACCTGATCCATCAGCCCGAAATATCCGGCCCATGGCAGGTAGGTGGGTTGCATGATGGCGAGGGTGGTCACGCTTCGACTGCCAGTCCGGCACCCCAGGTGCCATAGGCGTTGCCATTGTAGATCATGAACTTGCGTCCCTTGTGTTGGGCGATGACCGCATATTCGATCATTTCGGAATCCCAGCCATCCGGGGAGACGGTGATGCCGACAAAATCGTCATTGCGGATCCAGTTGATGCCGTCCTCGGACTCCGCATAAGCCAGACGGTAGGCTTTTCCTTTGGCCGCAAACCACATTTTGTAGACACCATCTTCCAGCAACACGAAGGGGCGGGCCAGGGCGTTTTCGTTTTCATCACGAAAATCGATGCACACCGTTCCATCCCGTTGCCAGTCGATACCGTCATGCGACGTGGCATGCTGGAGATTGTAGCGGGGCAGATCCCGATGTCGCCAGGCTGTGCCTGCCACATACCACATTCGCCACAGGCCATGGTCGTAGATCACAAACGGGGCCGTGTTGATATAGGGATTGATGTGATTGCGATCCAGGACCGGAGCTTCGGAATATTTCTTGAATGTCGCGCCGTTGTCTTCGCTGAGAGCCAGTCCGGCATAGAGATCCATGCGCGTGGTGCCACCCGGCTTGAAGCCGACATAGTACATGTATTTGCGTTTGCCGTGATTGACCAGGCAGTTGGGTACCACGCCATTGTCATCGAAGGTGCCCAAATGCCCTGGAAAGATCACCGGTTCCCTGGCCCAATCGACCACCTTGCCATCCTGTTCCAGATCGATGATGGCCCAGGCGACATGGGTTTGATTCTTGTCGTTGCGGCCCCCGAAATAGACCTTGAAACATCCCCCTTCGACGGGAATGGGATCGATGGTGGGAGCCATGATATGGGTACGATTCCACCAGAGTTCGGTCCGGGGTTCGAGGATCAGCCCTTTTTTTTCCCATTTAATTTTTTTCGTGAACATCGGCATCCTCCCTCAACCCTTGACGGTATCCGCATCGGTCAGACCGAACAGTTGGTAGGTATCGGTTTTTTCCGCCTTGGTGCGTTCCGGTGCAAACAGTTGCCGTGGTTTGGTATTGCGCATGATCAAGGATCCGGCTCCGACCATATTTTCCGGGGCGACCACGATCCGGTCCCGAACTGTCGCATTGACACCGAGATAGGTGTAGGCCCCCACCCGGGAATAACCGGAAACCACCGCCTGTCCGGCGACAAAACAGTGATCCTCGATGACGGCATTATGGCCGATATCGCACCCGCACCAGAGGATGACATCGTTGCCGATGCTCGTGAAGGGTTGCACCGTGCAATGGTCAAAGATGAACACATTGTCCCCGATGGTGGAGTTGGACCAGATTTGCACGCTCGGGTGGACATAGGAAACCAGCGTATACCCCTTGGCCTTGGCTTCGTGATACACCCTGGCCCGGGTTTTGTTGAGTTTTGACTGGCCCACGGCGACATACATTTTATACTGATCCGGCGGGTGGGTCGTCGTCAAACTTTCAAACTCCACGACCGGGCGGTCAAAAAGGGTATGTTCCTGCCGATGCGCCGCATGCACCGCAAAGGCCACGACCTCGTAGGAGCTGGCTTCATTGAAGTAGGTAAAGGCGATTTTGGCAAAATCCGCCGTTCCGAATAGAATGATTTTCTCTTTCATGACATTCCTGCCCGGAAAAACTCTGAAATGGTGGCACCGGCACCGCCGACCAACCCGGCTTGAGCACGGCTCGATTGACCCCAGAGGATGGCGTCTATCCAGTCAAGGTGTCAACGGATCATGGCAGGCTTGTCATTTCGAGCCTGGATTGCGCAATCTGAAATCCTGCCTGCTTCAGATGGCAATGTGATCTGTGAACGGCCTTGGCCATGCGCATGTTTTTTCTCAATTGATCATATCCCCATAATTGGTATAAGTTACCCTTGCTTGTTCTTGTTTGTTTTTGTTATTTCCAACCGTGATCGCCGGCAGGGGGAGGATTTCATGAAATATGCTCGTTTCATCTGGATTGCCGTTTTCCATGTTGTCCTCCTGATCTCTTTTCCGGTGGCAGCCAGTGAGAATATCACGCCGCCCCTGTTAAAAAATCAAGCGGTTTACGCTCCTGTCTATTCGCATGTGTTGCACGGCAATCTGGGACGCGACGGCAAACCCGAAGAGATGCTGCTTTCTTCCATGTTGAGTGTCAGAAATACCGACCCATCTTATGGCATGACTATTATCAAGGTTGATTATTATGACACCCATGGTCAGATTATTCGTCGGTACATCACCAAGCCTGTCACGATTCCAGCCATGGGTTCCACCGATTTTTTTGTGGAAAACAGGGACCGTTCCGGTGGAACCGGAGCCAATTTTGTTGTCGAATGGGAAGCTGCCCAACCCATAAACCAGCCTATCGTGGAATCCGTTCAGGTATATTTCTGGGGAACCCAGGCCCAGGCCTTTGTCAGTCGTGGACAACCCATCCACCTGCATGTCAAACCCGAGGTTCAACCTGCAAAATAAAATACATATATGGGTCGAAGGAGTTTTTTTATTGCCACATCTGTTGTTGGCAAGTCACCAGATTGCCTGTTTCTGTAATGGTATCGGTTTTTGTTTACACCCTTGACGAATAGGAATGGTGCATGAATCTGGGTCGTTGGCGGCTGCCATGGATATCTGCCAGAGTGTTGTTGGCGGTGTGTGGTGTGGTGATGGGTATTTGTCCTGTCCTGGCGGGAGAGATCAAGGTTGGTATGTCCTCGGCTTTCAGCGGCCTGGCAGCAGCCATGGGCGAGGGGATGAGACAAGGGGTGGAAAGCCATTTCAGGAAAATCAGCTCGGACGGTGGTGTCCATGGCCAGACCGTGCGGTTGATTGCCCTGGATGATGGCTACGAACCCGAACGCACGGCTCCCAATGTGCGACGCCTGATCGAAGAAGAAAAGGTCATTGCTCTCATCGGCAATGGGGGAACACCAACTGCCGTGGTGACCGTTCCCATCGTGCAGCAGATGAGGACACTGTTATTCGGGGCCTACACCGGCGCAAGCCTGTTGCGCAAAAAACCCCCGGAACGTTACGTCGTCAATTATCGCGCCAGCTACCGGGAAGAGACGGCGGCCATGGTCACCGGCCTGCTCAATCGCGGCATCAAACCGGAAGAGATTGCCTTTTTCACCCAAAATGACAGTTTCGGGGATGACGGTTATCGAGGGGGGATCGAAACCCTCCAGGCCATGGGCTTTTCTGCTGCCGAAAAATTGCCGCATGGACGTTATACCCGCAACACGATCAACGTGGAAGAAGGGTTGAGTACCATCCTTGCCGGCAAGGTGGACCCCAAAGCCATTATCCTGGTAGGTTCCTACAAACCCTGTGCCGCCTTTATTCGCCTCGCCCGCCGTGATCTGCCCAACACCCTGTTTCTCAATGTCTCGTTTGTGGGCAGCGAACCCTTGGCACGGGAGCTGGGTGCCGAAGCCGAGGGCGTGATCGTGACGCAGGTGGTTCCGCCTCTCGACAGCGATCTGCCCCTTTTGCACGAATTTCGGCAGGTCATGAAGGATATGGGCATGAATTCCAGTCTGATCGCCCTGGAAGGATACCTGGTTGCGCGTCTCTTTACCCTGGGGTTAACCAAAGCCGGGCCTGATCCAACCCACGAAAGTCTGGTCGATGCCCTGGAAAACCTTGGCACGGTCGATCTGGGCCTGGATACTCCCCTGCATCTGAGTCGTGAAGAACATCAGG
The DNA window shown above is from Magnetococcales bacterium and carries:
- a CDS encoding glycosyltransferase family 4 protein translates to MKILVVSSKYPPEYSGSGNRVHATWKRLHQRWPDLEWEVVCNALTHAGRQKEVFEGVSVWRLASRLFQHTHRIPWHGLRRVVQAVQIWWEGLTAWRVLCQRHPDVVHVLGISPATIAAVVWSRWHRIPLLLELVNAGASPDLNFPGLRRFWRPDLTQGTIVVAISRELGAVCARLGLRTNVWIRPNPVDETRFFPDFANRATLRQQWTPFQTDACVITAVAKFIPRKNQIFLLEVLARLPTRFKLVLAGPLVESGPFRERDQAVFQRIEARILELGLAERVFLKQGHVPAAPFMQLSNIYTLPAWDEGLGTPMLEAIACGVPVVANAAEAAFQEWIREGENGFLRPLDPDAWAAAMLLAEAMPVEQCRRMARDMHAQAATSVIDGDYRRLLDALTAPSRDPVLNVGKLLEHG
- a CDS encoding acetylxylan esterase is translated as MIPSPAPPRDRQTPAVTPSSAPLSSQQVSVSLSPVALQDSAPIWREGFFSLRKILYILRQRPLVAARLLRLRQKLTPILGPWPSPQRPGATPPVGTLSPSADHFAAYAQAALRLSWSRFCASDKTDDQAEASTHTPADTNGNSASRGSTRSEIDGKSVSQVTIQNAMDGGTASRIDPSDVTNEKNDPREWQRRAREKLSLLMGFHDNTNLPELEHSWRDMLPNGLLREACYLHLSPVRRVVASLVLDPTRQSAIAAPVMLCLQGHTSGAHISWGEARETIDPARLARGGDFAVQAVARGFVAVCIEQSGFGERREQEVTHQWDHPCIDQVNRALLLGRTLLAERVMDIQAVINWLVHAAPHLQIDPHRIHAMGNSGGGDTALYAAALDERIAGVIAGSCVGRFRTTSGRRKTCPDTVIPGILEWLEYDDILALLAPRPLVAVSGHKDHIYPFAEVAAAVAGAQPVYARLGRPEHIRAVAGPAGHRFYPDVAWPAFMELI
- a CDS encoding acylneuraminate cytidylyltransferase family protein translates to MTARIAIIPARGGSKRLPDKNIRPFCGLPMIGHALRAARESGIFDVIHVSTESTRIMEVVASLGHAVAFPRPVELADDHTPLMPVLKHVLETWQERGRHFTQVCLLNPCSPLVAAADLRGASALQEANPTLSVLGITPYAVPVEWAYILGEGNRLTPNQPGMFKVRSQDLGKKYHEAGSFTFFPARRILDIQGAGRDDDFLGYPMPRVQSVDIDDADDWAMAEAIYLGRQILEGGKPP
- a CDS encoding WbqC family protein — its product is MTTLAIMQPTYLPWAGYFGLMDQVDQFVLLDSVQYDRRSWQQRNRIKTADGAQWLTVPVLSKGLREQRIQDVAIDTGRDFIVTHARSLRTAYGKTPYFQDYVPGLIDILEKGHARLAALTMELIQWLRDRLGITTPLLYASTLETTGSKAELLAGICTHLGATRYVSPPGSKEYLDNSTAFADRGIPVGYFAFEHPQYAQPFGEFIPYMSVVDLLCNCGPESLELIRKGCKIS
- a CDS encoding acetyltransferase, yielding MKEKIILFGTADFAKIAFTYFNEASSYEVVAFAVHAAHRQEHTLFDRPVVEFESLTTTHPPDQYKMYVAVGQSKLNKTRARVYHEAKAKGYTLVSYVHPSVQIWSNSTIGDNVFIFDHCTVQPFTSIGNDVILWCGCDIGHNAVIEDHCFVAGQAVVSGYSRVGAYTYLGVNATVRDRIVVAPENMVGAGSLIMRNTKPRQLFAPERTKAEKTDTYQLFGLTDADTVKG
- a CDS encoding DUF3124 domain-containing protein, whose product is MKYARFIWIAVFHVVLLISFPVAASENITPPLLKNQAVYAPVYSHVLHGNLGRDGKPEEMLLSSMLSVRNTDPSYGMTIIKVDYYDTHGQIIRRYITKPVTIPAMGSTDFFVENRDRSGGTGANFVVEWEAAQPINQPIVESVQVYFWGTQAQAFVSRGQPIHLHVKPEVQPAK
- a CDS encoding ABC transporter substrate-binding protein, producing MSSAFSGLAAAMGEGMRQGVESHFRKISSDGGVHGQTVRLIALDDGYEPERTAPNVRRLIEEEKVIALIGNGGTPTAVVTVPIVQQMRTLLFGAYTGASLLRKKPPERYVVNYRASYREETAAMVTGLLNRGIKPEEIAFFTQNDSFGDDGYRGGIETLQAMGFSAAEKLPHGRYTRNTINVEEGLSTILAGKVDPKAIILVGSYKPCAAFIRLARRDLPNTLFLNVSFVGSEPLARELGAEAEGVIVTQVVPPLDSDLPLLHEFRQVMKDMGMNSSLIALEGYLVARLFTLGLTKAGPDPTHESLVDALENLGTVDLGLDTPLHLSREEHQASHRIWPTVYRQGRFVTLDWKNL